One window from the genome of Ananas comosus cultivar F153 linkage group 13, ASM154086v1, whole genome shotgun sequence encodes:
- the LOC109719385 gene encoding putative uncharacterized protein DDB_G0271982: MEEDAKRKEEPRRSDREREKRREERDGEIRRSEGERSSGDKHHHHHHHHKNRHREKEKEKEKEKEKERERVKEKEK, translated from the coding sequence ATGGAGGAGGACGCGAAGAGGAAGGAGGAGCCGCGGAGGAGCGATCGGGAGAGGGAGAAGCGGAGGGAGGAGCGCGACGGGGAGATCCGGCGATCGGAGGGTGAGCGGAGCTCCGGCGACAAGcaccaccatcaccaccaccaccataaGAACCGCCacagggagaaggagaaggagaaggagaaggagaaggagaaggagagggagagggtgaaggagaaagagaag
- the LOC109719380 gene encoding DEAD-box ATP-dependent RNA helicase 42-like (The sequence of the model RefSeq protein was modified relative to this genomic sequence to represent the inferred CDS: added 246 bases not found in genome assembly), which produces MEKRRRRVQEWQELRRKREEQDRERAGLAAAADDDQPKAGKNWTLDGEESDEDEESAALSKPDKDLDFDEAARSEDGDGTAMEVDPVNGEATMNGGGGGNDDEEDIDPLDAFMKSKEEASSNGDQARKAGKQAMGRIIPGEDSDSDYEDLENDEAPPEDEDDDEFMKRVRKTKAEKLSIIDHSKIQYPPFRKNFYIEVKEIANMKPEEVAAYRKQLELKIHGKDVPKPIKTWNQTGLASKILDTIKKLNFEKPMPIQAQAFPIIMSGRDCIGIAKTGSGKTLAFVLPMLRHIKDQPPVVPGDGPIGLIMAPTRELVQQIHSDIKKFTKVLGVNCVPVYGGSGVAQQISELKRGTEIVVCTPGRMIDILCTSGGKITNLRRVTYLVMDEADRMFDMGFEPQITRIVQNTRPDRQTVLFSATFPRQVEILARKVLNRPIEIQVGGRSVVNKDIAQLVEVRPESERFLRLLELLGEWYEKGKILVFVHSQEKCDSLFKELLKHGYPCLSLHGAKDQTDRESTISDFKSNVCNLLIATSVAARGLDVKELELVVNFDVPNHYEDYVHRVGRTGRAGRKGLAVTFISEEDARYAPDLVKALELSEQAVPADLKALADGFMAKVNQGTEQAHGTGYGGSGFKFNEEEDEARRAAKKAQAREYGFEEDKSDSDSEDDGIRKAGGDLSQAAALAAQAAALAAASKVSMNPTAPLPVTAAQLLSTAAGLPTVSLPGIAGLPSVTLPGMAGLQIGGVAATPSEAAARAAALAAAMNLQHNLAKIQADAMPEHYEAELEINDFPQNARWKVTHKETLGPISEWTGAAITTRGQFYPPGKIPGPGERKLYLFIEGPTESSVKKAKAEVKRVLEDYTNQALNLPGSAQPGKYSVL; this is translated from the coding sequence GAGGTCGATCCTGTGAACGGCGAAGCCACGATGAACGGAGGTGGAGGTGGTAACGATGACGAGGAGGATATCGACCCGTTAGATGCGTTCATGAAATCGAAGGAAGAAGCTTCTAGTAATGGCGATCAAGCGAGGAAAGCCGGGAAGCAAGCAATGGGGAGGATAATCCCAGGCGAGGATTCTGACTCGGACTACGAGGATCTTGAGAATGACGAAGCGCCGCCGGAAGATGAGGACGATGATGAGTTCATGAAGAGGGTGAGGAAGACGAAGGCCGAGAAGCTGTCGATCATCGATCACTCCAAGATTCAGTACCCGCCGTTCAGGAAGAACTTCTATATCGAAGTGAAAGAGATCGCGAACATGAAGCCCGAAGAGGTGGCGGCGTATCGGAAGCAACTTGAATTGAAAATACACGGAAAAGATGTGCCGAAGCCGATAAAGACGTGGAACCAAACTGGCTTGGCGAGCAAAATACTGGATACTATCAAGAAGCTTAATTTCGAGAAGCCGATGCCCATCCAAGCTCAGGCATTCCCGATAATCATGAGCGGCCGAGATTGCATAGGAATAGCGAAAACCGGATCAGGTAAGACCCTAGCTTTTGTTTTACCGATGCTGAGACATATTAAGGACCAGCCCCCCGTTGTGCCCGGCGACGGGCCTATCGGGCTTATAATGGCGCCTACGAGGGAGCTCGTCCAACAAATTCATAGTGATATAAAGAAATTTACCAAGGTTTTGGGCGTAAACTGTGTGCCGGTTTATGGAGGCTCAGGTGTTGCCCAACAGATTAGTGAATTGAAAAGGGGTACAGAGATTGTTGTCTGCACTCCTGGCAGAATGATTGATATACTTTGTACGAGCGGCGGTAAAATAACAAACCTTAGGAGAGTTACTTATCTTGTCATGGACGAGGCCGATCGGATGTTCGATATGGGTTTCGAGCCGCAAATCACtagaatagttcaaaatacCCGGCCGGACCGACAGACCGTTCTATTCTCCGCTACATTCCCTCGGCAAGTTGAGATCTTGGCACGGAAAGTGCTGAACAGGCCGATCGAAATTCAAGTTGGCGGAAGGAGTGTTGTGAACAAAGATATCGCGCAGTTAGTGGAGGTCCGGCCAGAGAGTGAGCGATTCTTACGGTTGTTAGAATTGTTGGGAGAATGGTACGAGAAGGGAAAGATTCTCGTTTTTGTTCACTCGCAAGAGAAATGCGACTCTTTGTTCAAGGAGTTGCTCAAGCATGGCTACCCGTGCCTCTCGTTGCACGGCGCAAAAGATCAGACCGATAGAGAATCGACCATTTCCGACTTCAAGAGCAACGTATGCAACTTGTTAATAGCCACTAGTGTAGCCGCTAGGGGTTTAGATGTGAAGGAGCTTGAGCTAGTTGTAAACTTTGATGTCCCTAACCATTATGAAGATTATGTTCACCGTGTGGGGCGGACGGGCCGTGCCGGACGGAAGGGTTTAGCGGTGACGTTCATATCTGAAGAGGATGCGAGATACGCACCGGACCTTGTAAAAGCCCTGGAACTATCTGAACAGGCCGTGCCTGCGGATTTAAAGGCTTTGGCCGATGGCTTTATGGCGAAGGTAAACCAAGGGACGGAGCAAGCACATGGAACTGGCTATGGCGGCAGTGGTTTTAAGTTTaatgaagaggaagatgaagcaaGGAGAGCTGCGAAGAAAGCTCAGGCGAGGGAATATGGATTTGAAGAAGATAAGTCTGACTCAGATTCTGAAGACGATGGTATTCGGAAAGCTGGAGGCGATCTTTCGCAAGCTGCTGCTCTTGCTGCGCAAGCCGCCGCACTAGCTGCTGCTTCGAAGGTCTCGATGAATCCTACGGCCCCTCTTCCTGTTACTGCAGCTCAGTTGCTTTCTACCGCTGCTGGTCTACCAACTGTGAGCCTGCCCGGTATAGCTGGTCTACCATCTGTGACCCTACCTGGTATGGCTGGTCTGCAGATAGGCGGGGTGGCAGCTACGCCTAGCGAAGCTGCTGCGAGGGCCGCCGCTTTGGCTGCGGCAATGAATCTGCAGCACAATCTGGCGAAAATACAGGCCGACGCAATGCCTGAACACTACGAAGCGGAATTAGAAATTAACGACTTTCCGCAAAATGCGAGATGGAAAGTTACCCATAAGGAGACTCTGGGTCCAATTTCAGAGTGGACGGGAGCGGCTATTACCACAAGAGGACAGTTCTATCCTCCTGGTAAGATTCCGGGTCCAGGAGAACGGAAGCTTTATTTGTTTATCGAGGGGCCGACCGAGTCATCTGTGAAGAAAGCGAAGGCCGAAGTGAAACGGGTGCTTGAAGACTATACTAATCAAGCGTTGAATCTCCCTGGTTCCGCCCAACCAGGCAAGTACTCTGTTCTTTGA